The following coding sequences lie in one Enterococcus sp. 9E7_DIV0242 genomic window:
- a CDS encoding DUF2188 domain-containing protein, which yields MPWDKKDYPASFKNFEPSLRKKAIEIGNALLAEGYPEERAIPIAISQSKKWLEEATEREKEAFSKENYPKKNDKHSGEQINQDLLDNDVLVFYKDDKWFVQTKGAEKAADSFKTKEEAVKRAKEMAQNKESKVIAYKKDERPS from the coding sequence ATGCCATGGGATAAAAAGGATTATCCAGCTTCATTCAAGAACTTTGAACCATCGTTGAGAAAGAAGGCAATCGAGATAGGAAATGCGTTGCTTGCAGAAGGTTATCCGGAAGAGCGTGCCATTCCCATTGCTATTTCACAGTCAAAAAAATGGCTGGAGGAAGCAACAGAACGTGAGAAAGAGGCATTTTCAAAAGAGAACTATCCTAAAAAGAATGATAAACATAGTGGAGAACAAATCAATCAAGACCTTTTAGACAATGATGTTCTTGTTTTCTATAAGGATGATAAATGGTTTGTTCAAACAAAAGGTGCTGAAAAAGCCGCTGATTCTTTCAAAACAAAAGAAGAGGCAGTGAAACGAGCAAAAGAAATGGCCCAAAATAAGGAATCCAAGGTTATTGCATATAAGAAAGATGAACGTCCATCGTAA
- a CDS encoding SDR family oxidoreductase, whose translation MSEKKLENPLEQFYAGTFEKQKQEAPALQTKMTPVPDCGEQVYKGSGKLAGRKALITGGDSGIGRAAAIAYAREGADVAINYLPFEEEDAQEVKEWIEKAGQKAILLPGDLKDESFARKLVHEAAEALGGLDILVLNAGMQQAVEDIKELTTQQIMDTFTTNIISMYWTVQEALDYLPSGASIITTTSIQSAEPSAHLLDYAATKGAITTFSKGLAAQVASKGIRVNTVAPGPIWTPLQICGGQPQEAIPEFGQDELIGRAGQPAELASVYVFLASEEASYVTGQVYAITGGSFFA comes from the coding sequence ATGTCAGAAAAAAAACTTGAAAATCCGTTAGAACAGTTTTATGCAGGTACTTTTGAGAAACAAAAGCAGGAAGCTCCGGCATTGCAAACTAAGATGACACCAGTACCGGACTGTGGAGAACAAGTATATAAAGGCAGTGGAAAGTTGGCAGGTAGGAAGGCATTGATCACTGGTGGCGATTCCGGAATAGGTCGTGCAGCAGCAATTGCCTATGCAAGAGAAGGCGCCGATGTAGCAATCAATTATCTGCCATTTGAAGAAGAAGACGCGCAAGAGGTTAAAGAATGGATTGAGAAAGCTGGACAAAAGGCTATTTTACTTCCAGGAGATTTAAAGGATGAGTCATTTGCTCGAAAATTAGTCCATGAAGCAGCAGAAGCGTTAGGCGGGTTGGATATTCTAGTATTGAATGCTGGTATGCAGCAAGCGGTGGAAGACATCAAGGAGCTGACCACTCAACAAATTATGGATACTTTTACAACCAATATCATTTCTATGTACTGGACTGTTCAGGAGGCACTGGATTATTTGCCATCTGGGGCGAGTATCATCACAACGACCTCTATCCAAAGTGCAGAACCAAGTGCACATTTGTTGGACTACGCGGCGACTAAGGGAGCGATAACGACGTTTAGTAAGGGGCTTGCAGCACAAGTGGCTTCTAAAGGGATTCGAGTCAATACAGTTGCACCCGGACCGATTTGGACGCCGTTGCAGATTTGTGGTGGACAACCGCAGGAAGCAATTCCCGAGTTTGGACAGGATGAATTAATCGGACGTGCCGGACAACCGGCTGAACTAGCTTCAGTTTATGTTTTTTTGGCTTCAGAGGAAGCGAGCTATGTGACTGGACAGGTATATGCAATCACAGGCGGCAGTTTCTTTGCCTGA
- a CDS encoding isochorismatase family protein has translation MLVIIDAQNSNLHAKGATYIGDGQRLIAALVKKTQDALARSEPIIYTRDIPIEHKDGNEDIWDLQIVDELQEILSTGIEVKKHYYGIPPKKMLALKEELSDIDFTKEKIEFIGVETEICVLANLIIFMSTFPEAKFVISKNVVSSRDERKEAQALELFAHWGVAFVN, from the coding sequence ATGCTAGTTATTATTGATGCGCAAAACAGCAACCTGCATGCCAAGGGAGCAACATACATAGGAGATGGACAGCGGCTGATTGCTGCGCTGGTAAAAAAAACACAGGATGCTTTGGCTCGAAGCGAGCCTATTATTTATACAAGAGATATTCCGATAGAGCACAAGGATGGAAATGAGGATATATGGGATTTGCAGATCGTTGACGAGCTACAGGAAATACTTAGTACGGGAATTGAGGTAAAAAAGCACTATTATGGGATACCACCGAAGAAAATGTTGGCTTTGAAGGAAGAGCTTTCAGACATTGATTTTACAAAAGAAAAGATTGAATTTATTGGTGTAGAGACGGAGATTTGTGTACTCGCAAATCTGATTATCTTTATGAGTACATTTCCAGAAGCAAAATTTGTGATTTCAAAGAATGTCGTCTCTTCAAGAGATGAACGAAAAGAAGCACAGGCCCTTGAGCTATTTGCGCATTGGGGAGTCGCGTTTGTTAATTGA
- a CDS encoding ABC transporter permease, with the protein MKITDILKSASSNLWRNKGRTILTIIAIFIGAFTITLTTGVNIGVNDYIDKQIGSVGGEDQLMVSPGADSLGVSVGGGDEPTEYDADKGSATEAEALTQKDLDKIKGIDGIKSVKPFLMLSPDYIEGESGKKYEFSVASSSDITIDLEEGKEVSTTGDAYEVNLAPEFVKSLGYSSAKDALNKKVKIAVTSQATGEQEVVDATIVGVRNVSLVQNGQSIISNGLANKIVEISEKGLPENMKDMYYMAFATMEKGYVGKTDKINKLKERLSDQDYSAMTVEDEIGMIRQVVNAITGVLTVFGAIALLAASFGIVNTLYMSVQDRTREIGLMKAMGMGSGKIFLSFSVEALLIGFWGSALGILGAMGAGALLNEYALKSFLEGMTGFTLLQFSIPSMIVIVLVIMLIAFLAGTLPARRAAKLDPIESLRYE; encoded by the coding sequence ATGAAGATAACAGATATTTTAAAATCAGCAAGTTCGAATCTATGGAGAAATAAAGGAAGAACGATTTTAACCATCATTGCAATCTTTATCGGCGCATTCACCATTACGTTGACGACCGGTGTGAATATTGGTGTAAATGACTATATTGATAAGCAAATAGGCAGCGTAGGTGGAGAGGATCAATTGATGGTGTCTCCTGGTGCTGATTCGCTGGGTGTTAGTGTAGGCGGCGGTGATGAGCCGACAGAGTACGATGCGGATAAAGGAAGCGCAACAGAAGCAGAGGCATTAACACAGAAAGATCTTGATAAAATCAAAGGGATTGATGGAATTAAATCTGTTAAACCATTTTTGATGCTTTCTCCTGACTATATTGAAGGGGAATCAGGGAAAAAATACGAATTTTCTGTTGCTAGTTCAAGCGATATCACGATCGATCTGGAAGAAGGAAAAGAAGTCAGTACGACTGGTGATGCGTATGAAGTGAATCTGGCACCTGAATTTGTGAAGAGCTTGGGGTATTCCTCTGCAAAGGATGCCTTGAACAAAAAAGTAAAAATCGCAGTAACTTCTCAAGCAACTGGCGAGCAAGAGGTTGTTGATGCGACGATCGTAGGTGTTCGTAATGTTAGCTTAGTCCAAAATGGACAGTCAATTATCAGTAATGGTTTGGCCAATAAAATCGTTGAGATCAGCGAAAAAGGCTTGCCGGAGAACATGAAGGATATGTATTATATGGCGTTTGCAACAATGGAAAAAGGCTATGTAGGTAAAACAGATAAAATCAACAAGTTGAAAGAGCGCTTAAGCGATCAGGACTATTCTGCGATGACTGTGGAAGATGAAATTGGCATGATTCGCCAGGTTGTGAACGCAATCACAGGTGTTCTGACCGTGTTTGGAGCAATCGCGCTACTAGCGGCCAGCTTTGGGATCGTGAATACCTTGTATATGTCTGTTCAGGATCGTACCCGCGAGATTGGGTTGATGAAAGCGATGGGAATGGGCAGTGGAAAAATTTTCCTATCATTCAGTGTTGAAGCGTTGTTGATTGGTTTCTGGGGATCAGCGCTGGGGATTCTAGGAGCAATGGGAGCTGGAGCTTTACTAAATGAGTACGCCTTGAAATCCTTCCTTGAAGGTATGACAGGCTTCACACTACTACAATTCTCAATACCTTCGATGATCGTCATTGTTTTAGTGATTATGTTGATAGCGTTCCTTGCAGGAACATTACCAGCAAGAAGAGCAGCAAAATTAGATCCAATCGAGTCATTGCGTTACGAATAA
- a CDS encoding ABC transporter ATP-binding protein, protein MSVIEARNLKKSYGRNETRFDALKGIDIQIEKGESVAIIGKSGSGKSTLMHILALLDKPSSGDILLNDKSVSNIKTKELNNTRNEAFGFVFQQFFMNPKDSVLNNVMLPLKIAGISGRKRKEMALKALKSVELESKIHNKANDLSGGQKQRVCIARALVNNPQIIFADEPTGNLDSTTGEKIEKLLFDLNKKEGITLIIVTHDEDLAARCDRQIHIKDGLIVKGEAL, encoded by the coding sequence ATGTCTGTAATTGAAGCTAGAAATCTAAAAAAGAGCTATGGGCGTAATGAAACAAGATTTGATGCCCTGAAAGGAATCGACATACAGATCGAAAAAGGGGAGTCTGTTGCAATCATCGGAAAAAGTGGGTCAGGAAAATCAACGTTAATGCATATTTTGGCATTATTAGATAAGCCAAGCTCAGGTGATATTTTATTAAATGATAAAAGTGTCAGCAACATAAAAACAAAGGAATTGAACAATACTAGAAATGAAGCATTTGGTTTTGTGTTCCAACAGTTTTTCATGAATCCAAAAGATAGCGTGCTGAACAATGTAATGCTACCGCTGAAAATCGCGGGTATTTCCGGTAGAAAGAGAAAAGAAATGGCGCTAAAAGCATTGAAATCTGTGGAATTGGAAAGCAAGATACACAACAAGGCCAATGACCTATCTGGTGGGCAAAAGCAACGTGTCTGCATTGCACGGGCATTGGTGAATAATCCACAAATTATTTTTGCGGATGAGCCTACAGGAAACCTAGATTCTACTACTGGGGAAAAAATAGAGAAATTATTATTTGATTTAAATAAAAAAGAAGGAATCACGTTGATTATCGTGACGCACGATGAAGATCTGGCTGCACGTTGTGATCGTCAGATTCATATCAAAGACGGATTGATTGTTAAGGGAGAAGCGCTATGA
- a CDS encoding nitroreductase family protein — protein sequence MSNFVNQLKNRRSIYALGNNLPQSKDEITALVKEVVRESPSSFNSQTQRVVFLFGDAHKKLWDITEEALKPLTPPEAFPNTQEKLKGFAGAAGTILFFEDQDIVKNLQEQFALYADNFPVWSEQASGLTQANVWTALAQENIGANLQHYNPVIDDAVAEEWNIPANWKLRAQLVIGSIEAPAGEKEYMNDADRFLTFG from the coding sequence ATGTCAAATTTTGTTAACCAATTAAAGAACCGTCGTTCAATTTATGCTTTAGGAAATAACTTACCACAATCAAAGGATGAAATCACAGCTTTGGTCAAAGAGGTTGTAAGAGAAAGTCCGTCTTCTTTTAACTCTCAAACACAACGTGTTGTTTTCCTATTTGGGGATGCACATAAAAAATTATGGGACATCACAGAAGAAGCATTAAAACCACTTACGCCACCTGAAGCTTTTCCAAATACACAAGAAAAATTGAAAGGTTTTGCTGGTGCAGCTGGTACAATTCTTTTCTTTGAAGATCAGGATATCGTTAAAAACTTACAGGAACAATTTGCTTTGTATGCAGACAATTTTCCTGTTTGGTCTGAACAAGCAAGTGGCTTAACTCAAGCAAACGTATGGACTGCGTTGGCGCAAGAAAACATTGGCGCAAACCTACAGCATTATAACCCTGTTATCGATGATGCAGTAGCGGAGGAATGGAATATCCCGGCAAATTGGAAATTAAGAGCACAATTGGTTATCGGCTCTATTGAAGCACCAGCTGGTGAAAAAGAGTATATGAACGATGCAGATCGTTTCCTTACTTTTGGATAA